From the Rhodoferax sp. WC2427 genome, one window contains:
- a CDS encoding AraC family transcriptional regulator N-terminal domain-containing protein — translation MTTLLNAVARYAEAHPHPSGLSPTPVPGLAIARATEPSGLMHAVAQPMLCLVVQGSKQVSTGTQAFAFSAGDSLLITADVPTVNQITQASAAAPYLSLVLALDLAVVADLAAQMGPEPEGRHAPVRVDTTEAEVADAALRLLRLLDRPAAVPVLQAAVVRELHYWLLAGRHGAAIRRLGWPGGHAPRVAKAVAVLRADFAQTLPVERLAAVAGMSPSSFHQHFRSLTSLSPLQFQKQLRLVEARRLMLAEGASASSAAFAVGYESVPQFTREYGRLFGLSPVRHTEAARSQARAAA, via the coding sequence ATGACAACCCTGTTGAACGCCGTGGCCCGCTACGCCGAAGCCCACCCCCACCCTAGCGGCCTGTCCCCCACGCCGGTTCCCGGTCTGGCCATCGCACGCGCCACCGAACCCAGCGGGCTGATGCACGCGGTGGCGCAGCCCATGCTGTGCCTGGTGGTGCAAGGCAGCAAGCAGGTGAGCACGGGCACGCAGGCGTTCGCGTTCAGCGCGGGCGACTCGCTGCTGATCACCGCCGACGTGCCCACCGTCAACCAGATCACCCAGGCCAGTGCCGCGGCGCCCTACCTGTCGCTGGTGCTGGCGCTGGACCTGGCGGTAGTGGCCGACCTGGCCGCGCAGATGGGCCCGGAACCCGAGGGCCGCCATGCCCCCGTGCGGGTGGACACCACCGAGGCCGAAGTGGCCGATGCGGCCCTGCGGTTGCTGCGCCTGCTGGACCGTCCGGCGGCCGTGCCGGTACTGCAGGCGGCCGTGGTGCGCGAGCTGCACTACTGGCTGCTGGCCGGACGGCACGGCGCGGCCATCCGCCGCCTGGGCTGGCCGGGCGGCCACGCGCCCCGGGTGGCCAAGGCGGTGGCCGTGCTGCGGGCCGACTTTGCGCAAACCCTGCCGGTGGAGCGGCTGGCGGCGGTGGCGGGCATGAGCCCGTCGTCCTTCCACCAGCATTTCCGCAGCCTGACCTCGCTGTCGCCGCTGCAATTCCAGAAGCAGTTGCGCCTGGTCGAGGCGCGCCGACTGATGCTGGCGGAAGGCGCGAGCGCCAGCAGCGCCGCCTTTGCCGTGGGCTACGAGAGCGTGCCCCAGTTCACCCGCGAATATGGCCGCCTGTTTGGCCTGTCGCCGGTGCGGCACACCGAGGCGGCGCGCAGCCAGGCGCGGGCAGCGGCTTAA
- a CDS encoding C-type lectin domain-containing protein, whose product MKKLFALLFTLVLSATAQATPAFSWGGSDYYVTGALHWNEAEAEAVTMGGHLVTINSAEEQAAIMGVFGGVLGNLPLYWIGLNDAAVEGTWAWASGEAVTYTNWAPAEPNNSGVGGEDYVNLNAYPNGAWNDLWDMSIAGIVEVKQEVPEPSSLALVGLALAGLAAARRRKI is encoded by the coding sequence GTGAAAAAATTATTTGCCTTGCTGTTCACCTTGGTGCTATCAGCAACGGCCCAAGCCACTCCAGCTTTTTCTTGGGGAGGTAGCGACTACTACGTCACCGGCGCGCTTCACTGGAATGAAGCTGAAGCCGAGGCAGTCACCATGGGCGGTCATCTGGTGACCATCAACAGTGCTGAAGAGCAGGCAGCAATCATGGGAGTGTTTGGGGGAGTGTTGGGGAACCTTCCTTTGTATTGGATTGGCTTGAACGATGCGGCCGTTGAAGGTACATGGGCTTGGGCAAGCGGCGAAGCTGTGACCTACACGAACTGGGCGCCGGCCGAGCCGAATAATTCTGGAGTAGGTGGTGAAGACTATGTCAATCTGAATGCATACCCTAACGGTGCTTGGAACGATCTCTGGGACATGAGTATTGCTGGCATTGTTGAGGTGAAGCAAGAAGTGCCTGAACCTAGCTCATTGGCCTTAGTAGGTTTGGCACTGGCTGGCTTGGCCGCTGCCCGCCGCCGCAAGATTTAA
- a CDS encoding SDR family oxidoreductase yields the protein MTKITLITGASRGLGRNTALSVARRGGDVIVTYHSRSADAQAVVAEVQALGRKAVALQLDTGAVATFPAFAAQLRSALHTTWQRDSFDHLVNNAGHGEFAPFASTTEAQFDGLVNVHLKGVFFLTQALLPLLADGGRIVNFSSGLTRLNYPGFAAYAAMKGAVEVLTGYLAKELGARGIAVNTVAPGAIETDFGGGAVRDNAAMNQHIAQITALGRVGVPDDIGPMVASLLSEDNRWVNAQRIEVSGGQGI from the coding sequence ATGACCAAAATCACCCTCATCACCGGAGCCAGCCGCGGCCTGGGCCGCAACACCGCCCTCAGCGTGGCCCGGCGCGGCGGCGATGTCATCGTCACCTACCATTCCCGCAGCGCCGACGCGCAGGCCGTGGTGGCCGAAGTGCAGGCACTGGGCCGCAAAGCCGTGGCGCTGCAACTCGACACCGGCGCGGTGGCTACTTTCCCGGCCTTTGCCGCGCAGCTGCGCAGCGCCCTGCACACCACCTGGCAGCGCGACAGCTTCGACCACCTGGTCAACAACGCGGGCCACGGCGAATTTGCCCCCTTTGCCAGCACCACCGAGGCGCAGTTTGACGGACTGGTCAACGTGCACCTCAAGGGCGTGTTCTTCCTCACGCAGGCCCTGCTGCCGCTGCTGGCCGATGGCGGGCGCATCGTCAACTTCTCCAGCGGGTTGACGCGCCTGAACTACCCCGGCTTTGCCGCCTACGCAGCCATGAAGGGCGCGGTCGAGGTGCTGACCGGCTACCTGGCCAAAGAGCTGGGCGCACGCGGCATTGCTGTCAACACCGTGGCCCCGGGTGCCATCGAGACCGACTTTGGCGGCGGTGCCGTGCGCGACAACGCCGCGATGAACCAGCACATCGCCCAGATCACCGCCCTGGGCCGGGTGGGCGTGCCCGACGACATCGGCCCCATGGTTGCCAGCCTGCTCAGTGAGGACAACCGCTGGGTCAACGCCCAGCGCATCGAGGTCTCGGGCGGGCAGGGAATTTGA
- a CDS encoding LacI family DNA-binding transcriptional regulator, translating to MATIKDVAKLAGVGVGTASRALSGKGAVSADAVARVQAAVQALDFRPSNVARALSLKTLGMVGVYVPEFGGPFISPILNAIDAELRAVGRHMVVASGCGQGDARQQALEGVEFLVQRECDGILVFSNHLLEADLQTLQARFPRVVLLNRQSPALGDRAFFADHELGGRLAARALLSQGHRAIATIQGALDAPDNAQRMQGFYAALGQHGIEVKSAHRMDGGFTFASGHAAAARLLKRKDRSFTAVFCANDVMAMAAISRFTQAGLKVPQDVSVVGYDDTDVATYTAPPLTTVHIPIAQLGAQSCRHVLNLCYGLELAVQRDFAPLIVWRESVGPGPHFVK from the coding sequence ATGGCCACCATCAAGGATGTTGCAAAGCTGGCGGGCGTGGGCGTGGGCACCGCGTCGCGGGCCCTGTCGGGCAAGGGCGCGGTGTCGGCTGACGCCGTGGCCAGGGTGCAGGCGGCGGTGCAGGCGCTGGACTTTCGACCGTCCAACGTGGCGCGGGCGCTGTCGCTCAAGACCTTGGGCATGGTGGGCGTGTACGTGCCCGAATTTGGTGGGCCGTTCATCTCGCCGATCCTGAACGCCATCGATGCCGAGCTGCGCGCCGTGGGCCGCCACATGGTGGTGGCCAGCGGCTGCGGCCAGGGCGATGCACGCCAGCAGGCGCTGGAGGGCGTGGAGTTTTTGGTGCAGCGCGAATGCGACGGCATTCTGGTGTTCAGCAACCACCTGCTGGAGGCCGATCTGCAGACGCTGCAGGCGCGCTTTCCGCGCGTGGTGCTGCTGAACCGCCAGAGCCCGGCCCTGGGTGACCGGGCCTTTTTTGCCGACCACGAGCTCGGCGGGCGGCTGGCGGCGCGGGCGCTGCTGTCGCAAGGCCACCGCGCCATTGCCACTATCCAGGGCGCGCTGGACGCCCCCGACAACGCGCAGCGCATGCAGGGCTTTTACGCCGCGCTGGGGCAGCACGGCATCGAAGTCAAATCTGCCCACCGCATGGACGGCGGCTTCACCTTTGCCAGCGGCCACGCTGCCGCCGCCCGCCTGCTCAAGCGCAAGGACCGCAGCTTCACCGCCGTGTTTTGCGCCAATGACGTGATGGCCATGGCGGCGATTTCGCGCTTCACCCAGGCCGGGCTGAAGGTGCCGCAGGACGTGTCGGTGGTGGGCTACGACGACACCGATGTGGCCACCTACACCGCCCCGCCGCTGACCACCGTGCACATCCCCATCGCCCAGCTGGGCGCGCAAAGCTGCCGCCATGTGCTCAACCTCTGCTACGGGCTGGAGCTGGCGGTCCAGCGCGACTTTGCCCCGCTGATCGTGTGGCGCGAATCGGTGGGCCCCGGCCCGCACTTTGTGAAGTAA
- the yjjJ gene encoding type II toxin-antitoxin system HipA family toxin YjjJ — MATLAPQILQTLRQRGGVATAAELQATLGVSQPTVSRALAPLLQSGQVHKVGAARSQRYVLPRTVRGVGSSIPVVRIDANGQPSPFARLTPLASGAVWVDEADGLSKRFDGLPWFLDDMRPQGFMGRTFAHAHPELQLLPDPRFWSDDDVLRALALCGDDLPGNLVVGEAAFQRFHTLPGRASQAASPADYPALAEQAMQGTLSGSSAGGEQPKFCTRTAGRHVIVKFSPAGDAPTDQRTRDLLVCEHLALQTLAQAGVPAAKTQIFTGAGRVFLEAERFDRTAKGPNNQHGQGRIGMVSLMVYDAEYVGAMDNWAFTAERMQARGLLTPADAQHLRFLEAFGVLIANTDRHYGNISLLLDDDDWALSPTYDMLPMLYAPVGGELVARDFAAGRLQPTTATLPEWDRAKKLAAVFWAAAAGDARISDGFRAVAAGNLKEIGG; from the coding sequence ATGGCCACCCTCGCCCCCCAGATCCTGCAAACGCTGCGCCAGCGCGGCGGTGTCGCCACGGCGGCCGAACTGCAAGCCACCCTGGGCGTGAGCCAGCCCACGGTATCGCGGGCACTGGCGCCACTGCTGCAGTCCGGCCAGGTGCACAAGGTGGGTGCGGCGCGTTCGCAGCGCTACGTGCTGCCGCGCACGGTACGCGGCGTGGGCAGCAGCATCCCGGTGGTGCGCATCGACGCCAACGGCCAGCCCAGCCCATTTGCGCGCCTCACGCCGCTGGCCAGTGGCGCCGTGTGGGTGGACGAGGCCGATGGCCTGAGCAAACGCTTTGACGGCCTGCCCTGGTTTCTGGACGACATGCGCCCGCAAGGCTTCATGGGCCGCACCTTTGCGCATGCCCACCCCGAGCTGCAGCTGCTGCCCGACCCGCGCTTCTGGAGCGACGACGACGTGCTGCGCGCCCTGGCCCTGTGCGGCGACGACCTGCCCGGCAACCTGGTGGTGGGCGAGGCCGCGTTCCAACGCTTCCACACCCTGCCCGGGCGTGCGTCCCAGGCCGCATCGCCCGCCGACTACCCGGCCCTGGCCGAACAGGCCATGCAGGGCACGCTGTCGGGCTCGTCCGCAGGCGGCGAACAGCCCAAGTTCTGCACGCGCACCGCGGGTCGCCACGTGATCGTCAAGTTCTCACCCGCAGGCGACGCCCCCACCGACCAGCGCACCCGCGACCTGCTGGTCTGCGAGCACCTGGCGCTGCAAACCCTGGCCCAGGCCGGTGTGCCCGCGGCCAAGACGCAGATCTTTACCGGCGCAGGCCGGGTGTTTCTGGAAGCCGAGCGCTTCGACCGCACCGCAAAAGGCCCGAATAATCAACACGGCCAGGGCCGCATCGGCATGGTCTCGCTGATGGTCTACGACGCGGAATACGTGGGCGCCATGGACAACTGGGCCTTCACTGCCGAGCGCATGCAGGCCCGCGGCCTGCTCACCCCCGCCGACGCCCAGCACCTGCGCTTTCTGGAAGCCTTCGGCGTGCTCATCGCCAACACCGACCGGCACTACGGCAACATCTCGCTGCTGCTGGACGACGACGACTGGGCCCTCTCGCCCACCTACGACATGCTGCCCATGCTCTACGCCCCGGTGGGCGGCGAGCTGGTGGCGCGGGATTTTGCAGCAGGCCGGTTGCAGCCCACCACGGCCACGCTGCCGGAGTGGGACCGGGCGAAAAAACTGGCGGCAGTGTTCTGGGCGGCGGCAGCAGGCGATGCCCGCATCTCGGACGGGTTCCGGGCGGTTGCGGCGGGGAATTTGAAGGAAATCGGGGGCTAG
- a CDS encoding DUF2062 domain-containing protein produces MLSYSQRLRHWLRGLEPKVLAHLHGPLLERARPWLDRHDVFDFNRRPLAVGVAIGMFCGLIPGPLQVPSTFVLCAWLRGNAIAGALATCYTNPLTIVPLYVLAFQLGQWVLPGTYVLPPLPSMDADWMQGMLDWARAMGWPLLVGLPLMGATFSAIAYGALQALWLTPAIKRAWQLAMRARRRK; encoded by the coding sequence ATGCTCAGCTACTCCCAAAGATTACGCCACTGGCTGCGCGGCCTGGAGCCCAAGGTGCTGGCCCATTTGCACGGCCCCCTGCTGGAGCGGGCCCGGCCCTGGCTGGACCGGCACGACGTGTTCGACTTCAACCGCCGTCCGCTGGCCGTGGGTGTGGCGATCGGCATGTTTTGCGGCCTGATCCCCGGCCCGCTGCAGGTGCCTTCCACCTTTGTGCTGTGCGCCTGGCTGCGCGGCAACGCGATTGCGGGCGCGCTGGCCACCTGCTACACCAACCCGCTGACCATCGTGCCGCTGTACGTGCTGGCCTTCCAGCTCGGGCAGTGGGTGTTGCCCGGCACCTATGTGTTGCCGCCGCTGCCCAGCATGGACGCCGACTGGATGCAGGGCATGCTGGACTGGGCACGGGCCATGGGCTGGCCCTTGCTGGTCGGCCTGCCGCTGATGGGCGCCACCTTCTCCGCCATCGCCTACGGGGCGCTGCAGGCCCTGTGGCTGACCCCGGCCATCAAACGCGCCTGGCAGCTGGCCATGCGGGCGCGGCGGCGCAAATAG
- a CDS encoding Gfo/Idh/MocA family protein produces MVIALGIIGAGNIFPAYLRTLKRSRLFRIVGVADAVPVAAQKRAEEFGLPAMTVEQLLASDASIVLNLTPPQAHHATGLQVLNAGKHFFTEKPLAATFAQGQELVALAQRNQLRIGCAPDTFLGAGAQTVRALVDAGTVGAIRYGTAQFMGHGPDHWHPNPAFFYQPGAGPMFDMGVYYLTHLVNHLGPVASVRGTAHTAHTTRTVPLGERKGHKIAVDTPTHIVSSLSFASGAEVVLTCSFDVWKHSHAPIELYGEDGSILGHDPNQFGGTVKYARQLGDWTRSTDKRPYTTNARGIGLIDMAQAIAANRPHRCSEALALHVLEVMERALDAARTGEPQRITTTCERPAPLDHKLF; encoded by the coding sequence ATGGTTATCGCCCTCGGCATCATCGGTGCCGGCAACATCTTCCCGGCCTACCTGCGTACGCTCAAGCGCAGCCGCTTGTTCCGCATCGTCGGCGTGGCCGACGCGGTGCCCGTGGCAGCGCAAAAGCGGGCCGAAGAGTTCGGCCTGCCTGCCATGACCGTGGAGCAGCTCTTGGCCAGCGATGCCAGCATCGTGCTCAACCTCACGCCGCCCCAGGCCCACCACGCCACCGGCCTGCAGGTGCTGAACGCGGGCAAGCACTTCTTTACCGAAAAACCGCTGGCCGCCACCTTTGCGCAAGGCCAGGAATTGGTGGCCCTGGCCCAGCGCAACCAGCTGCGCATCGGCTGCGCGCCCGACACCTTTTTGGGGGCTGGTGCGCAAACCGTGCGGGCCCTGGTGGACGCGGGCACGGTGGGGGCCATCCGCTATGGCACGGCGCAGTTCATGGGCCACGGGCCGGACCACTGGCACCCCAACCCGGCCTTCTTCTACCAGCCCGGTGCGGGCCCGATGTTCGACATGGGCGTGTACTACCTGACGCACCTGGTGAATCACCTCGGCCCGGTGGCCAGCGTGCGCGGCACCGCCCACACAGCGCACACCACGCGCACCGTGCCGCTGGGCGAGCGCAAGGGCCACAAGATCGCCGTAGACACCCCCACCCACATCGTCAGCAGCTTGAGCTTTGCCAGCGGCGCCGAGGTGGTGCTGACCTGCAGCTTCGACGTGTGGAAGCACAGCCACGCACCCATCGAGCTGTACGGCGAAGACGGCAGCATCCTGGGCCACGACCCCAACCAGTTTGGCGGCACGGTGAAGTACGCCCGCCAGCTGGGCGACTGGACGCGCAGCACCGACAAGCGTCCCTACACCACCAACGCACGCGGCATCGGCCTGATCGACATGGCCCAGGCCATCGCCGCCAACCGCCCGCACCGCTGCAGCGAAGCCCTGGCCTTGCACGTGCTGGAGGTGATGGAGCGCGCCCTGGATGCCGCCCGCACCGGCGAGCCCCAGCGCATCACCACCACCTGCGAGCGCCCCGCGCCGCTGGACCACAAACTGTTCTAA
- a CDS encoding LacI family DNA-binding transcriptional regulator, translated as MTRPPLPSMLKTTPTLAEIATAAGVSTMTASRAMNDQPGVSRSTRDAILKLAQNMGYVANRSAQKLSGGRSRVIGLLASDLGNAFTSSLVSGAVQAVAAAGNEVLIYSLLDRAQRPTDNVLQLLQQFTDGVIAILPYQFGFVESLSAAQLPVVTIDQHTAHAEFPSIAADSYGGARSAMQHLAELGHRRIAFITGDERMNSARDRHRAYDDAVAILGLERDPALVLPGDYSLGSGRTAAQQLLALAVRPTALFAANDLSAFGAMSVLQTAGLRVPQDISVVGFDDLEAASLVHPGLTTVRQPINEMGRAAANTLLALIAGLDVATQQVSLPTELVVRASTAVCKRAAKAPRK; from the coding sequence GTGACCCGCCCGCCCCTGCCCTCCATGCTCAAAACCACACCGACCCTGGCCGAGATCGCCACCGCCGCGGGGGTGTCCACCATGACGGCATCGCGCGCGATGAACGACCAGCCCGGTGTCTCGCGCAGCACCCGCGACGCCATCCTCAAGCTGGCCCAGAACATGGGCTACGTGGCCAACCGCAGCGCGCAAAAGCTCTCTGGCGGGCGCAGCCGGGTGATTGGTTTGCTGGCTTCGGACCTGGGCAATGCCTTCACCAGTTCGCTGGTTTCGGGCGCGGTGCAGGCCGTGGCCGCAGCGGGCAACGAGGTGCTGATCTACTCGCTGCTGGACCGGGCCCAGCGGCCCACCGACAACGTGCTGCAATTGCTGCAGCAGTTCACCGATGGCGTAATTGCCATCCTGCCCTACCAGTTTGGTTTTGTGGAATCGCTGAGCGCGGCCCAGCTACCGGTGGTCACCATCGACCAGCACACCGCGCACGCCGAATTCCCGTCCATCGCCGCCGACAGCTACGGCGGTGCGCGCAGCGCCATGCAGCACCTGGCCGAGCTGGGCCACCGGCGCATCGCCTTCATCACCGGCGACGAGCGCATGAACTCGGCCCGCGACCGGCACCGCGCCTATGACGACGCGGTCGCCATCCTCGGGCTGGAGCGCGACCCGGCCCTGGTGCTGCCGGGCGATTACTCGCTGGGCAGTGGCCGCACGGCCGCGCAGCAGTTGCTGGCGCTGGCCGTGCGCCCCACCGCCCTGTTTGCCGCCAACGACCTCAGCGCCTTCGGCGCCATGTCGGTGCTGCAAACCGCCGGCCTGCGGGTGCCGCAAGACATCTCGGTGGTAGGCTTTGACGACCTGGAAGCCGCCTCCCTGGTCCACCCCGGCCTGACCACCGTGCGCCAACCCATCAATGAAATGGGCCGCGCCGCTGCCAACACCCTGCTGGCGCTGATAGCCGGGCTGGACGTGGCGACCCAACAGGTGAGCTTGCCCACCGAGCTGGTGGTGCGGGCATCGACGGCGGTGTGCAAGCGGGCGGCCAAAGCGCCCAGAAAATAA
- a CDS encoding sugar phosphate isomerase/epimerase family protein gives MKISVQIYSLREAGDLDTQLALARSCGFTWVETVATHGLTPQAFADKVAAHGLQVSSMHAALALLETDMATVVEACRLTGCPLVVMPWLPMGERSPTAAGFVALGHRLAALGDALGAHGVRLAYHNHDFEFLPYEGRTALEWIFSAATPAQLGWEADLGWVSRAGADPQVWLDKLADRLVAVHAKDIAPPRMALAEDGWTTLGQGIVPWPALLAQLKSRTDLVVFEHDHPVDFTGTLRNSHAFLTQHLSNT, from the coding sequence ATGAAGATCTCGGTACAAATCTATTCCCTGCGCGAAGCGGGCGATCTGGACACGCAACTGGCCCTGGCGCGCAGCTGCGGCTTTACCTGGGTGGAAACCGTGGCCACCCACGGCCTCACGCCGCAGGCTTTTGCCGACAAGGTGGCGGCGCACGGGCTGCAGGTGTCGTCCATGCACGCCGCGCTGGCGCTGCTGGAGACCGACATGGCCACGGTCGTCGAAGCCTGCCGCCTCACAGGCTGCCCGCTGGTGGTCATGCCCTGGCTGCCCATGGGCGAGCGTTCGCCCACCGCCGCGGGCTTTGTGGCCCTGGGCCATCGGCTGGCCGCGCTGGGCGACGCGTTGGGCGCGCACGGCGTGCGGCTGGCGTACCACAACCACGATTTCGAGTTCTTGCCGTACGAGGGCCGCACGGCGCTGGAATGGATCTTCTCCGCCGCCACGCCCGCCCAACTGGGCTGGGAGGCCGACCTGGGCTGGGTCAGCCGCGCCGGGGCCGACCCGCAGGTGTGGCTGGACAAGCTGGCCGACCGCCTGGTGGCGGTGCACGCCAAAGACATCGCCCCGCCGCGCATGGCGCTGGCCGAGGACGGCTGGACCACGCTGGGCCAGGGCATCGTGCCCTGGCCGGCGCTGCTGGCGCAGCTGAAATCCCGCACCGACCTGGTCGTGTTCGAGCACGACCACCCGGTCGATTTCACCGGCACGCTGCGCAACAGCCATGCATTTCTTACCCAACACCTCTCCAACACCTAG
- a CDS encoding extracellular solute-binding protein, whose amino-acid sequence MQSATLLKLLKMPAAACGLAWATWAAPVHAQATETLTEWDIQVQPVPSRIVAEAQARFEKANPQVKVVRSAILNDPYKTKIKIAFGANEPPCVFSSWGGGPLREYVRAGQVTDLSPYLAKDEAFRERFVASSFDTAKTDGKTYGVPAENTSLLVIYYNTELFAKLKLQPPKTWPELLQAVETLKANGVAPFALANKSKWPGSMFYMYLVDRIGGAEVFRKAADRAPGGSFADPAFVEAGKRLQELVKAGAFAQGFNGLDYDIGSSRRLLYSGKAAMTLMGSWEGATIKNENPEFSKKLDFFAFPSLPGGKSATGVVGTVGDNFYSISKACKQPDLAFNLIKAMVDDTSVQARLADNRIVPIKGLKVTEPNQQRLMAMLADSKSVQLWYDQDLPPKLGELHKDLVQSLFALSVTPEEAAQKMETAAKAELH is encoded by the coding sequence ATGCAATCCGCCACGCTATTGAAGTTACTGAAAATGCCAGCGGCCGCCTGCGGCCTGGCCTGGGCCACCTGGGCCGCGCCGGTGCACGCCCAGGCCACCGAAACCTTGACCGAATGGGACATCCAGGTCCAGCCGGTGCCGTCCAGGATCGTGGCGGAAGCCCAGGCCCGCTTTGAAAAGGCCAACCCGCAAGTGAAGGTGGTGCGCTCGGCCATCCTGAACGACCCGTACAAAACCAAGATCAAGATCGCCTTTGGTGCCAACGAGCCGCCCTGCGTGTTCTCCAGCTGGGGCGGTGGCCCGCTGCGCGAGTACGTGCGCGCCGGGCAGGTCACCGACCTGTCGCCCTACCTGGCCAAGGACGAGGCTTTCCGCGAGCGCTTCGTGGCCTCGTCGTTCGACACCGCCAAGACCGACGGCAAAACCTATGGCGTGCCGGCCGAGAACACCTCGCTGTTGGTCATCTACTACAACACCGAGCTGTTTGCCAAGCTCAAGCTGCAGCCGCCCAAGACCTGGCCCGAGCTGCTGCAGGCGGTGGAGACCTTGAAGGCCAACGGCGTGGCCCCGTTTGCGCTGGCCAACAAGTCCAAGTGGCCGGGTTCGATGTTCTACATGTACCTGGTGGACCGGATTGGCGGTGCCGAGGTGTTCCGCAAAGCGGCCGACCGCGCACCTGGCGGCAGCTTTGCCGACCCGGCTTTTGTCGAGGCAGGCAAGCGGCTGCAGGAGCTGGTAAAGGCCGGGGCCTTTGCCCAGGGCTTCAACGGGCTGGACTACGACATCGGCAGCTCGCGCCGCCTGCTGTATTCGGGCAAGGCCGCCATGACGCTGATGGGCAGCTGGGAGGGCGCAACCATCAAGAACGAGAACCCCGAGTTCTCCAAAAAGCTGGACTTCTTCGCCTTCCCCAGCCTGCCCGGCGGCAAGAGCGCCACCGGCGTGGTGGGCACCGTGGGCGACAACTTCTACAGCATCTCCAAGGCCTGCAAGCAACCCGACCTGGCCTTTAACCTGATCAAGGCCATGGTGGATGACACCTCGGTGCAGGCGCGCCTGGCAGACAACCGCATCGTGCCGATCAAAGGCCTGAAAGTGACCGAGCCCAACCAGCAGCGTCTGATGGCCATGCTGGCCGACTCCAAGAGCGTGCAGCTCTGGTACGACCAGGATCTGCCGCCCAAGCTGGGCGAGCTGCACAAGGATCTGGTGCAGTCGCTGTTCGCGCTGTCGGTCACCCCCGAGGAAGCGGCCCAGAAGATGGAAACCGCGGCCAAGGCCGAGCTGCACTGA